In a genomic window of Scyliorhinus torazame isolate Kashiwa2021f chromosome 5, sScyTor2.1, whole genome shotgun sequence:
- the LOC140421713 gene encoding uncharacterized protein, whose protein sequence is MEKPWKCGDCGKGYRVPSLLEIHRRNHTGERPFTCSQCEKGFTQLSTLQSHQRVHTGERPFTCSRCGKGFTRLSTLQSHQRVHTGERPFTCSRCGKGFTRLSTLQAHQRIHTGERPFTCSQCEKGFVQLSTLQTHQQVHTGERPFTCSQCGKGFVDSSTLRKHQQVHTGERPFTCSLCGKGFTLLSNLQRHQRVHTGEKPFTCS, encoded by the coding sequence atggagaaaccgtggaaatgtggggactgtgggaagggatacagagtcccatctctgctggagattcatcgccgcaatcacactggggagaggccattcacctgctctcagtgtgagaagggatttactcagttatccaccctgcagtcacaccagcgggttcacacaggggagaggccattcacctgctctcggtgtgggaagggattcactcggttatccaccctgcagtcacaccagcgggttcacacaggggagaggccattcacctgctctcggtgtgggaagggattcactcggttatccaccctgcaggcacaccagcgaattcacactggggagaggccgttcacctgctctcagtgtgagaagggattcgttcagttatccaccctgcagacacaccagcaagttcacactggggagagaccgttcacctgctctcagtgtgggaagggatttgttgattcatccaccctgcggaaacatcagcaagttcacactggggagaggccattcacctgctccctctgtgggaaaggattcacgctgttatccaacctgcagagacatcagcgagttcacactggggagaagccattcacctgctcttag